The following are from one region of the Microtus ochrogaster isolate Prairie Vole_2 chromosome 17, MicOch1.0, whole genome shotgun sequence genome:
- the Slitrk5 gene encoding SLIT and NTRK-like protein 5, whose amino-acid sequence MHVCCPPVTLEQDLHRKMHSWMLQTLAFAVTSLVLSCAETIDYYGEICDNACPCEEKDGILTVSCENRGIISLSEISPPRFPIYHLLLSGNLLNRLYPNEFVNYTGASILHLGSNVIQDIEAGAFHGLRGLRRLHLNNNKLELLRDDTFLGLENLEYLQVDYNYISVIEPNAFGKLHMLQVLILNDNLLSGLPNNLFRFVPLTHLDLRGNRLKLLPYVGLLQHMDKVVELQLEENPWNCSCELISLKDWLDSISYSALVGDVVCETPFRLHGRDLDEVSKQELCPRKLISDYEMRPQTPLSTTGYLHTTPASVNSVATSSSAVYKPPLKPPKGTRQPNKPRVRPTSRQPSKDLGYSNYGPSIAYQTKSPVPLECPTACTCNLQISDLGLNVNCQERKIESIAELQPKPYNPKKMYLTENYITVVRRTDFLEATGLDLLHLGNNRISMIQDRAFGDLSNLRRLYLNGNRIERLSPELFYGLQSLQYLFLQYNLIREIQSGTFDPVPNLQLLFLNNNQLQTMPSGVFSGLTLLRLNLRSNSFTSLPVSGVLDQLTSLIQIDLHDNPWDCTCDVVGMKLWIEQLKVGVLVDEVICKAPKKFAETYMRSIKSELLCPDYSDVVVSTPTPSSIQVPSRTNAATPAVRLNSTGAPAGLGAGAGASSVPLSVLILSLLLVFIMSVFVAAGLFVLVMKRRKKNQNDHTSTNNSDVSSFNMQYSVYGGGGGSGGSHPHAHVHHRGPALPKVKTPAGHVYEYIPHPLGHMCKNPIYRSREGNSVEDYKDLHELKVTYSSNHHLQQQQPPPPQQPQQQAPPQLQLQPGEEERRESHHLRSPAYSVSTIEPREDLLSPVQDADRFYRGILEPDKHCSTSPAGSSLPEYPKFPCSSAAYTFSPNYDLRRPHQYLHPGAGDSRLREPVLYSPPGAVFVEPNRNEYLELKAKLNVEPDYLEVLEKQTTFSQF is encoded by the coding sequence ATGCACGTTTGCTGCCCCCCAGTAACTTTGGAACAGGACCTTcacagaaaaatgcatagctGGATGCTGCAGACTCTAGCGTTTGCTGTAACATCTCTCGTCCTTTCCTGTGCAGAAACCATCGATTATTATGGGGAAATCTGTGACAATGCATGTCCTTGTGAGGAAAAGGACGGCATTTTAACTGTGAGCTGTGAAAACCGGGGGATCATCAGTCTCTCTGAAATTAGCCCTCCCCGTTTCCCAATTTATCACCTCCTGTTGTCTGGGAACCTTCTGAACCGTCTCTATCCCAATGAGTTTGTCAATTACACTGGGGCTTCAATTTTACATCTGGGAAGCAATGTTATCCAAGACATCGAGGCCGGGGCTTTCCATGGGCTGCGGGGTTTGAGGCGACTACACCTAAACAATAATAAACTGGAACTTCTTCGAGATGACACCTTCCTTGGCTTGGAGAACTTAGAATACCTGCAGGTCGATTACAATTACATCAGTGTCATTGAACCCAATGCTTTTGGAAAACTGCATATGTTGCAGGTGCTTATCCTCAATGACAATCTCTTGTCAGGTTTACCTAACAATCTCTTCCGTTTTGTGCCCTTAACGCACTTGGACCTGCGGGGGAACAGGCTGAAACTTCTGCCCTATGTGGGGCTGTTGCAACACATGGATAAAGTTGTGGAATTGCAGCTGGAGGAAAACCCCTGGAATTGCTCCTGTGAGCTAATTTCTCTCAAGGATTGGTTGGACAGCATCTCCTACTCAGCCCTTGTGGGTGATGTGGTCTGTGAGACCCCCTTCCGTTTACACGGCAGGGACTTGGATGAGGTATCCAAGCAGGAGCTTTGTCCAAGGAAACTTATTTCTGACTATGAGATGAGGCCACAGACTCCTTTAAGCACCACGGGGTATTTGCATACTACCCCAGCCTCTGTAAATTCTGTGGCCACTTCTTCCTCTGCTGTTTACAAGCCCCCCTTGAAGCCTCCTAAGGGGACCCGCCAGCCCAACAAGCCCAGAGTGCGCCCCACTTCTAGGCAGCCCTCTAAAGACTTGGGTTACAGTAACTATGGCCCCAGCATAGCCTACCAGACCAAATCCCCGGTGCCTTTGGAGTGTCCCACCGCCTGCACTTGCAACCTTCAGATCTCTGATCTGGGCCTCAATGTCAACTGCCAAGAGCGCAAGATCGAGAGCATCGCTGAGCTACAGCCCAAGCCCTACAATCCCAAGAAAATGTACCTAACAGAGAACTACATCACTGTTGTGCGCAGGACAGACTTCCTGGAAGCCACAGGACTGGACCTCCTGCACCTGGGTAACAACCGCATCTCCATGATCCAGGACCGGGCCTTTGGGGATCTCAGCAACCTGAGACGTCTCTATCTGAATGGCAACAGGATCGAGAGGCTGAGCCCAGAGTTATTCTATGGCCTGCAGAGCTTGCAGTATCTCTTCCTCCAGTACAATCTCATTCGCGAAATCCAGTCCGGGACTTTTGATCCAGTCCCAAACCTCCAGTTACTATTCTTGAATAACAACCAACTGCAGACCATGCCTTCAGGTGTCTTCTCTGGCCTGACTCTTCTCAGGCTTAACCTGAGGAGCAACAGCTTCACCTCCTTGCCAGTTAGTGGAGTTTTGGATCAGCTGACATCCCTCATTCAGATTGATCTACATGACAACCCTTGGGATTGCACCTGCGATGTGGTGGGCATGAAGCTGTGGATTGAGCAACTCAAAGTGGGAGTGCTAGTGGACGAAGTGATCTGTAAGGCGCCCAAGAAATTTGCAGAGACCTACATGCGCTCCATCAAGTCGGAACTGCTGTGTCCAGACTATTCTGATGTGGTGGTATCCACGCCCACGCCCTCTTCCATCCAGGTACCATCCCGGACCAATGCAGCGACACCAGCTGTGAGGCTGAACAGCACTGGGGCCCCTGCGGGCTTAGGTGCTGGAGCCGGGGCTTCGTCAGTGCCCTTGTCGGTGCTGATCCTCAGCCTGCTGCTTGTTTTCATCATGTCAGTCTTCGTGGCAGCAGGCCTCTTCGTGCTGGTCATGAAACGCAGGAAGAAGAACCAGAACGACCACACCAGCACCAACAACTCCGACGTGAGCTCCTTTAACATGCAGTACAGCGTGTATGGGGGTGGAGGCGGCAGCGGGGGTAGCCACCCTCATGCGCACGTGCACCACCGCGGACCGGCTTTGCCCAAGGTGAAGACTCCCGCGGGCCACGTGTATGAATACATCCCTCACCCACTGGGCCACATGTGCAAAAATCCCATCTACAGGTCTCGAGAAGGCAACTCCGTGGAGGATTACAAAGACCTGCACGAGCTCAAGGTCACCTACAGCAGCAACCAccacctgcagcagcagcagccaccgcCGCcgcagcagccccagcagcaggCCCCTccgcagctgcagctgcagcctggggaggaggagaggcggGAAAGCCACCACTTGCGGAGCCCCGCCTACAGCGTCAGCACCATCGAGCCCCGAGAGGACCTACTGTCGCCGGTGCAGGACGCTGATCGCTTTTACAGGGGCATTTTAGAGCCAGACAAACACTGCTCCACTAGCCCTGCCGGCAGCAGCCTCCCGGAATACCCCAAATTCCCATGCAGCTCGGCTGCTTACACTTTCTCCCCAAACTATGACCTGCGACGCCCCCATCAGTATTTGCACCCGGGGGCAGGGGACAGCAGGCTGCGGGAACCGGTGCTCTACAGCCCTCCCGGTGCTGTCTTTGTAGAACCGAACCGGAATGAGTATCTGGagttaaaagcaaaactaaatgtTGAGCCGGACTACCTCGAAGTGCTGGAAAAACAGACCACATTCAGTCagttctaa